Proteins found in one Kluyveromyces marxianus DMKU3-1042 DNA, complete genome, chromosome 2 genomic segment:
- the TVP15 gene encoding Tvp15p, whose amino-acid sequence MSTPVLNAYRIATIGFSGVLSLLFLSQLFFNLFRLSVLTRAIFGLVLSVLLGLLEFREVGQLDKYASFYYTYPGRGALFALLFGLLDYSGAFSIIVGVLLWPMIGAHAVLSVRPDLGEPAYFKTANIALSTGEDEGDIV is encoded by the coding sequence ATGTCCACTCCAGTCTTGAATGCCTACAGAATCGCGACTATCGGCTTCTCGGGCGTGCTAAGCTTGCTCTTTCTAAGccaactcttcttcaacttgttcCGCTTGAGCGTGCTCACTAGAGCAATCTTTGGCCTGGTGCTTTCGGTGCTTCTAGGCTTGCTAGAGTTCAGGGAGGTGGGCCAGCTCGACAAGTATGCGTCGTTTTACTACACGTACCCTGGTCGTGGTGCGCTTTTCGCATTGCTATTCGGGCTCTTGGACTACTCTGGAGCGTTTTCGATCATTGTTGGGGTGTTGCTCTGGCCTATGATAGGGGCGCATGCGGTGTTGAGCGTGAGACCGGACCTTGGGGAGCCAGCGTACTTCAAGACGGCCAACATTGCGTTGTCGACGGGTGAGGACGAGGGTGATATTGTGTGA
- the ECM4 gene encoding S-glutathionyl-(chloro)hydroquinone reductase codes for MGIADFADKDGSFKRQVSSFRETISPNHPVYKPEKGRYWLYVSLACPWAHRTLITRVLKGLTSVIGVSVVHWHMDDKGWRFLPYEKGQEAPNQPFTPAAGLKSENKLVVSSGVANDSLRYDVDGTIDHNYHFNRISEIYFKSEPEYNARFTVPVLWDLKTQTIVNNESSEIIRIFNSGVFDAVADAHEPIDLVPKELESAIDEINSWVYDTINNGVYKAGFAEKQDVYEKEVQSVFQGLDKVEAILKANSEKKLKTESSISTSSNSKNSLYLVGDQLTEADVRLYPTIVRFDPVYVQHFKTNLTTIRDGYPYIHLWLRNLYWNYPAFRETTNFNHIKWHYTRSHGKINPLGLTPLGPSPCVLPLPE; via the coding sequence ATGGGCATCGCCGACTTTGCAGACAAGGACGGCTCGTTCAAGAGACAGGTCTCTTCGTTTAGAGAAACGATTTCGCCAAACCACCCGGTTTACAAGCCCGAGAAGGGCCGGTACTGGCTCTACGTGTCGCTAGCGTGCCCCTGGGCGCACCGGACGTTGATCACGCGTGTGCTCAAGGGCTTGACGTCCGTCATTGGCGTTAGCGTTGTGCATTGGCACATGGACGACAAGGGCTGGCGATTCTTGCCGTATGAGAAGGGTCAGGAGGCTCCAAATCAACCCTTCACGCCAGCTGCTGGGCTCAAGAGCGAGAACAAGCTTGTGGTTAGTTCGGGCGTCGCGAACGACTCGCTACGGTACGATGTGGATGGGACAATTGACCACAATTACCATTTCAACAGGATCTCGGAGATTTACTTCAAGAGCGAGCCGGAGTACAATGCCCGGTTCACGGTGCCCGTTTTATGGGACTTGAAGACGCAGACGATTGTGAACAACGAGAGTTCTGAGATCATCCGGATCTTCAACAGCGGAGTTTTCGACGCGGTGGCCGATGCGCACGAGCCGATCGACTTGGTGCCcaaggaattggaatcTGCGATCGATGAGATCAACTCATGGGTGTACGACACGATCAACAACGGCGTGTACAAGGCCGGGTTTGCAGAGAAGCAGGATGTGTACGAGAAGGAGGTGCAGAGCGTGTTTCAAGGTTTGGATAAGGTCGAGGCGATTTTAAAGGCCAAttcagagaagaaattgaagacgGAGTCTTCAATTTCGACTTCGTCGAATTCGAAGAATTCGCTCTATCTTGTGGGCGACCAGTTGACTGAGGCCGACGTGAGACTGTACCCTACGATTGTGCGGTTTGATCCGGTGTACGTGCAGCATTTCAAGACGAACTTGACTACGATCCGGGACGGGTACCCGTACATCCACTTGTGGTTGCGGAACTTGTACTGGAACTACCCAGCGTTCCGGGAGACGACGAACTTTAACCACATCAAGTGGCACTACACGCGGTCGCACGGGAAGATCAATCCGTTGGGGTTGACGCCGTTGGGGCCATCGCCGTGTGTACTTCCACTTCCTGAGTAG
- the RSA3 gene encoding Rsa3p — MSQGDIAVKKSAKRKNRRKKRRTQDVSDSESSSSSSSDGEEVQNQDLGQDQDQVEASVEASVAEMDVDVVLSDDELPREMSKDTVERLSEVKLTTSDLTGTHGIHLGNIDLQKMAGNLDASREKFQGKAQGQGQDKSGLKNEYLSMLFESYGDDMNELRQAPDFTNKTLVMLANVLKDGGDMFDVETLKTVVEGK; from the coding sequence ATGTCACAGGGCGATATAGCGGTCAAGAAGAGTGcgaagaggaagaacagaagaaagaagagaagaacaCAGGATGTGTCTGATAGTGAGTCGAGTTCGAGTTCGAGCTCAGACGGGGAGGAGGTACAGAACCAAGACCTAGGCCAAGACCAAGACCAGGTAGAGGCCTCTGTTGAGGCGTCTGTTGCCGAGATGGACGTTGACGTTGTTTTGTCGGACGATGAGTTGCCAAGAGAGATGTCGAAGGATACGGTTGAGAGGTTGAGCGAGGTGAAGCTAACGACGAGCGACTTGACAGGGACGCATGGGATCCATCTGGGGAACATTGACTTGCAGAAGATGGCTGGGAACTTGGATGCGAGTCGGGAGAAGTTCCAGGGCAAAGcccagggccagggccaagATAAAAGTGGGTTGAAGAACGAGTACTTGAGCATGCTATTCGAGAGTTACGGTGACGACATGAACGAGCTCAGGCAGGCGCCCGACTTCACGAACAAGACGCTTGTGATGCTAGCGAACGTGCTGAAGGACGGGGGCGACATGTTTGACGTGGAGACGCTCAAGACGGTGGTGGAAGGGAAGTAG
- the CCC1 gene encoding Ccc1p gives MSLVAIKNAVSKLVSKNDEAPLLSNNNNHNNSYGSSTDVESGKNTHEDHLDYPQPSNGLGFFGKVDPRVMSDLIIGLSDGLTVPFALTAGLSSLGDARLVITGGFAELISGAISMGLGGYLGAKSESDYYKSEVSQEKKKFYSNTQLINHEIEDILLEMNPNFSEDTVISFVKDMQRDPGLMVDFIIKYGKGLDEPDDNRQWISAVTIGGGYFAGGFVPLVPYFFVDKVITGLLVSIVLMTITLFWFGYFKSQVSMADSTLQRKVLEGLQMVAVGGVAAGAAWFFVKIIE, from the coding sequence ATGTCCCTCGTCGCTATCAAAAACGCAGTCTCGAAACTGGTGTCCAAAAATGACGAAGCTCCATTGCTCtctaataataacaaccacaacaacTCGTATGGCTCCTCTACAGACGTGGAATCGGGCAAAAACACACATGAGGACCATCTAGACTACCCACAACCATCCAATGGGCTCGGTTTCTTCGGAAAAGTCGACCCCAGAGTCATGTCCGATTTGATCATTGGACTTTCCGACGGCTTGACCGTCCCATTCGCATTGACAGCTGGGCTCTCGTCCCTCGGGGACGCCCGTCTCGTCATCACCGGTGGCTTCGCGGAGTTGATTTCAGGCGCAATCTCCATGGGGCTAGGTGGTTACTTGGGTGCCAAGTCCGAATCAGACTACTACAAGTCCGAGGTCTcgcaggaaaaaaagaagttctaCAGCAACACCCAGCTGATAAACCACGAGATCGAAGACATACTCTTGGAGATGAACCCCAACTTCTCGGAGGACACCGTCATATCGTTCGTCAAGGACATGCAGCGCGATCCGGGGCTCATGGTGGACTTTATCATTAAGTACGGCAAGGGTCTCGACGAGCCCGATGACAACAGGCAGTGGATCAGCGCCGTAACGATTGGTGGTGGGTACTTTGCCGGTGGGTTCGTGCCGCTTGTGCCGTACTTCTTCGTCGACAAGGTGATCACGGGTCTTCTTGTGTCGATAGTGCTGATGACGATCACGCTCTTTTGGTTTGGGTACTTCAAGTCGCAGGTGTCGATGGCCGACTCGACGCTCCAGCGCAAGGTGTTGGAGGGGCTCCAGATGGTGGCTGTTGGTGGGGTAGCAGCGGGCGCCGCGTGGTTCTTCGTGAAGATTATTGAATGA
- the BMH2 gene encoding 14-3-3 family protein BMH2 produces MSLSREDSVYLAKLAEQAERYEEMVENMKNVASSGQELSVEERNLLSVAYKNVIGARRASWRIVSSIEQKEEAKEKSEHQVQLIRTYRSKIESELTKICDDILSVLDTHLIPSATTGESKVFYYKMKGDYHRYLAEFSSGEVRETATQSSLEAYKEASDIATTELPPTHPIRLGLALNFSVFYYEIQNSPDKACHLAKQAFDDAIAELDTLSEESYKDSTLIMQLLRDNLTLWTSDMSETGQEDQPVEGA; encoded by the coding sequence ATGTCATTGAGTCGCGAGGATTCCGTTTATCTAGCCAAGTTGGCCGAACAAGCAGAACGTTATGAGGAAATGGTGGAGAATATGAAGAACGTTGCTTCTTCGGGACAGGAGTTGTCTGTAGAAGAGCGTAACTTGTTGTCAGTTGCTTACAAGAACGTGATTGGTGCACGTCGTGCGTCATGGAGGATTGTGTCCTCTATTGAGCAGAAGGAGGAAGCTAAGGAGAAGTCTGAGCACCAAGTGCAGTTGATCCGGACGTACCGGTCTAAGATCGAGTCTGAGTTGACCAAGATCTGTGACGATATCTTGTCTGTTTTGGACACGCACTTGATTCCTAGTGCTACCACTGGGGAGTCCAAGGTGTTTTACTATAAGATGAAGGGTGACTACCACCGTTATCTGGCCGAGTTTTCGTCTGGCGAGGTTCGTGAGACTGCTACGCAGTCGTCCTTGGAGGCTTACAAGGAGGCCTCGGACATTGCTACTACAGAGTTGCCTCCAACACACCCTATCAGGTTGGGTTTGGCGTTGAACTTTTCTGTGTTTTACTACGAGATCCAGAACTCGCCCGACAAGGCGTGCCATTTGGCCAAGCAAGCTTTCGACGATGCCATTGCTGAGCTAGATACTTTGTCCGAGGAGTCGTATAAGGACAGTACCTTGATCATGCAGTTGTTGAGAGATAACTTGACCTTGTGGACCTCCGACATGTCGGAGACCGGTCAAGAGGACCAGCCTGTCGAGGGTGCTTAA
- the UTP13 gene encoding U3 snoRNA-associated protein UTP13: MDLRTTYASTKLEPFYASSGAIASVSEDGKLLATPVVDKINIVSLQEPRRILHSIETDDEQDITALQLTPDGEYLCFVSQAQLLRVYSLKEERVIRSMKVSSPVYVMACDETSTLLALGGTDGSVSVVDIEKGFVTHSLKGHGATISSVKFYGELNSETWKLGSGDTNGMVKVWDLVKRACQFTVQEHTTAVRGLDFRPVGDGDGEKVQLLSGGRDNIVNLYEFGKSQKKCKLLKTVPVNEQVESCGFTHEPEVFYCAGGGAVYQLVSLVSGKVVKQTRAPIEELFIIGTLPILHGTKQYLVFSDQTLFLIDIEEALSSDNSEYIEVEGKIAGNHGTIADIRFVGPNLDKLALATNSPTLRIIPTPLSRDPEEQGDQEEFPIEVSMYEQHTDLLNSLDATSDGMWVATASKDHTVVLWKYYRDLEEFFPYAKFVGHVGSVTAVGLPHVMPRQWPEFVLTASNDLTIKKWRVPKPAAATGGEEEGDQPLDEPIVVKTSEYTRRAHEKDINALSIAPNDSVFATASYDKTCKVWNLDDGEFLATLANHKRGLWDVAFCQYDKLLATCSGDKTIKIWSLDTYAVVKTLEGHTNAVQRCSFINKNKQLISTGADGLVILWDLSTGEAVKTLDAHNNRIWALAVMNDGESFVTADADGFFEFWRDNSEEEQERNMEQEKLKIEQEQSLQNYLAEGDWTNAFLLAMTLDHPMRLYNVLRRTINFSSEASDDSIVFNKEIDELVGKLDKDQILMLVKRCRDWNTNARTHTVAQKMIRCILLRQNIEELSEIPGLVRIVESIISYAERHYARVDNLVQDSYILDYALVQMDKLL; this comes from the coding sequence ATGGACTTGCGTACTACATATGCATCCACGAAGTTGGAGCCATTTTACGCTAGCAGTGGTGCTATAGCGTCTGTTAGCGAGGATGGAAAGCTGCTAGCGACACCAGTGGTGGACAAAATCAATATTGTGAGCTTGCAAGAGCCCCGGAGGATTTTGCACTCTATCGAGACGGACGATGAGCAAGATATCACAGCGTTGCAATTGACGCCGGATGGAGAGTACTTGTGTTTTGTTTCGCAAGCGCAATTGTTGAGAGTGTATTCGTTGAAAGAGGAAAGAGTAATTAGGTCTATGAAGGTTTCGTCGCCCGTTTATGTGATGGCATGCGATGAGACGTCGACGCTTCTAGCGCTAGGTGGTACTGATGGTAGTGTGAGTGTGGTTGATATTGAGAAGGGGTTTGTGACGCATTCTTTGAAGGGACACGGCGCGACGATTTCCAGTGTGAAGTTTTATGGAGAGTTGAACAGCGAGACGTGGAAGCTTGGATCTGGTGATACGAACGGTATGGTGAAGGTGTGGGACTTGGTGAAGCGTGCGTGCCAGTTTACTGTTCAGGAGCATACTACTGCTGTGAGAGGGCTAGATTTCCGTCCAGttggtgatggtgatggGGAGAAAGTGCAGTTGTTGTCTGGTGGTAGAGATAATATTGTGAACTTGTACGAGTTTGGGAAGAGCCAGAAGAAGTGCAAGTTGCTCAAGACTGTTCCTGTGAACGAGCAAGTGGAGTCTTGTGGGTTCACGCACGAGCCGGAAGTGTTCTACTgtgctggtggtggtgctgtGTACCAGCTAGTTTCGCTCGTGTCGGGGAAAGTGGTGAAGCAAACCAGGGCCCCAATTGAAGAGCTCTTTATCATCGGGACGCTACCGATACTGCACGGGACGAAGCAGTACCTAGTGTTTTCGGACCAGACGTTGTTCTTGATCGATATAGAGGAGGCTTTAAGCTCAGACAATTCAGAGTACATTGAAGTCGAGGGCAAAATCGCCGGTAACCACGGTACCATTGCCGATATCAGGTTTGTGGGTCCGAACCTCGACAAGCTAGCGCTAGCGACGAACTCTCCCACGCTAAGAATCATTCCAACTCCGTTGTCGAGAGACccagaagaacaaggagatcaagaagagttCCCTATCGAGGTGAGCATGTACGAGCAACACACGGACTTGTTAAACTCGTTGGATGCTACCAGCGACGGTATGTGGGTAGCCACTGCATCTAAGGACCACACCGTGGTGCTATGGAAGTACTACCGCGACCTGGAAGAGTTTTTCCCGTACGCCAAGTTTGTTGGCCACGTAGGGTCCGTGACCGCTGTGGGGCTCCCACATGTGATGCCTCGCCAATGGCCCGAGTTCGTGCTTACCGCATCGAACGACCTAACGATCAAGAAATGGAGGGTTCCCAAGCCGGCAGCAGCCACAGGGGGTGAGGAGGAAGGTGATCAGCCATTGGACGAGCCTATCGTTGTGAAGACTTCCGAGTACACGAGACGCGCGCACGAGAAGGACATCAATGCGCTTTCGATAGCACCAAACGACTCTGTTTTCGCTACAGCATCCTACGACAAGACGTGCAAAGTGTGGAACCTCGATGACGGTGAGTTCTTGGCCACTTTGGCCAACCACAAGCGTGGGTTGTGGGACGTTGCGTTCTGCCAGTACGACAAGCTCTTGGCCACATGTTCCGGTGACAAGACGATCAAGATCTGGTCCTTGGACACGTATGCGGTGGTGAAGACGTTGGAAGGACACACGAATGCGGTGCAGCGGTGTTCgttcatcaacaagaacaagcaGCTGATAAGTACTGGTGCGGATGGTCTTGTGATACTGTGGGATTTGTCCACTGGGGAAGCCGTGAAGACGCTTGACGCCCACAACAACAGGATCTGGGCTCTAGCGGTGATGAACGATGGAGAGTCGTTTGTGACAGCCGATGCTGATGGGTTCTTTGAGTTCTGGAGGGACAACAGcgaggaagaacaagagcgTAACATGGAGCaagagaagttgaagatCGAGCAAGAACAATCGTTACAGAACTATTTGGCCGAGGGAGACTGGACCAATGCGTTTTTGCTTGCGATGACGTTAGACCATCCAATGAGATTGTACAATGTGCTTAGAAGGACGATCAACTTCTCGTCCGAGGCCAGTGATGACTCAATTGTATTCAACAAGGAAATCGATGAGCTTGTTGGTAAGTTGGACAAGGACCAGATTCTGATGCTTGTGAAGAGATGCAGGGACTGGAATACGAATGCGAGAACGCACACTGTGGCGCAGAAGATGATCAGGTGCATTCTACTGAGACAGAACATCGAAGAGCTCAGCGAGATTCCTGGTCTTGTGCGGATAGTCGAGTCTATAATTTCGTATGCTGAGAGACACTACGCGAGGGTGGACAACCTGGTGCAAGACAGTTATATTTTGGACTATGCGTTGGTCCAGATGGACAAGTTGTTGTAG